One genomic segment of Candidatus Syntrophosphaera sp. includes these proteins:
- a CDS encoding septal ring lytic transglycosylase RlpA family protein: MAEVIDSLHTQEPPGEKWVASYYGGIFHGRRTASGEIYDKLALTCAHRTLPFDTLLKITNPQTGKNVVVRVNDRGPFRRGRDIDLSYGAAKEIGMIKAGVMQVVVRHLVDSIELAADLPEFTLGQN, translated from the coding sequence ATGGCCGAAGTGATCGATTCGCTGCATACCCAGGAACCGCCCGGGGAAAAGTGGGTGGCCTCCTACTACGGTGGGATCTTCCACGGACGCCGCACCGCCAGCGGAGAGATCTACGACAAACTCGCGCTCACCTGCGCTCACCGCACCCTCCCCTTCGATACCCTCCTTAAAATCACCAATCCCCAAACCGGCAAGAATGTGGTGGTCCGCGTCAATGATCGCGGTCCTTTCCGCCGGGGCAGAGACATCGACCTTTCCTACGGCGCGGCCAAAGAGATCGGCATGATCAAAGCCGGAGTCATGCAGGTCGTGGTCCGCCATCTGGTTGACAGCATCGAACTCGCCGCAGACCTGCCGGAATTCACCCTCGGCCAAAACTAA